One Littorina saxatilis isolate snail1 linkage group LG1, US_GU_Lsax_2.0, whole genome shotgun sequence genomic window carries:
- the LOC138982581 gene encoding coiled-coil domain-containing protein 124-A-like, with protein sequence MPKKFKGENSKAQEARARKETIRTAEQEKKKQAEEDALWEDDDKHVARKMQRKDEKEKKRLEQLERKKELQKLADEEMSSMKGAKANPVKVTRAQIQANEEKLEAEAAAAAMKADVPHDEKPLEENINRLQLEGDDARTVEEALSVLGAGEPEVDKHPEKRMKAAYAKFEAENLPILKAENPNMRLSQLKQMLKKDWMKSPENPLNQRVAMMNQKT encoded by the exons ATGCCAAAGAAATTCAAAGGAGAGAACTCCAAGGCGCAAGAAGCAAGGGCAAGAAAAGAAACAATCAGAACTGCAGAAcaagagaagaagaaacaggCAGAGGAAGATGCATTATGGGAGGATGACGACAAACACGTTGCTCGGAAAATGCAACGAAAG GATGAGAAGGAGAAGAAACGACTGGAGCAGCTGGAGAGGAAGAAGGAGCTGCAGAAACTGGCCGATGAGGAGATGAGCTCGATGAAAGGAGCCAAGGCCAACCCTGTCAAGGTCACTCGCGCTCAGATCCAAGCCAACGAGGAGAAACTGGAGGCAGAGG CGGCAGCAGCAGCTATGAAAGCCGATGTTCCCCATGATGAGAAACCCCTGGAAGAGAACATCAACAGACTACAACTGGAGGGAGATGATGCTCGCACTGTAGAAGAGGCTCTTTCTGTCCTGGG GGCTGGAGAGCCAGAAGTCGACAAACATCCAGAGAAACGAATGAAGGCAGCATACGCCAAGTTTGAAGCGGAAAATCTGCCCATTTTGAAGGCCGAAAATCCGAACATGAGACTTTCCCAACTCAAACAGATGTTGAAGAAAGACTGGATGAAATCTCCAGAGAATCCTCTGAATCAGCGTGTGGCAATGATGAATCAAAAGACATAG